In one window of Polaromonas naphthalenivorans CJ2 DNA:
- the pth gene encoding aminoacyl-tRNA hydrolase yields MIKLFVGLGNPGPEYEATRHNAGFWWIDALSRELKAPLSLDKNYHGQVARTTVNGQTVWLLKPLTFMNLSGKSVAALARFFKISPAEILVAHDELDIVPGQVKLKFGGSHAGHNGLRDIHAQLGSADYWRLRIGVGHPGVKAEVINWVLKKPSQEHRVAIEDCIDRCLKAVPELLKGEMEKATMMIHTSQPPRPKPPRPASADSAPKLL; encoded by the coding sequence ATGATCAAACTGTTTGTTGGCCTGGGCAATCCTGGTCCCGAGTACGAAGCCACGCGCCACAATGCCGGATTTTGGTGGATTGATGCGCTGTCGCGTGAATTGAAGGCGCCGCTCAGCCTGGACAAGAACTACCACGGCCAGGTGGCCCGCACCACCGTCAACGGCCAGACGGTGTGGCTGCTCAAGCCGCTGACCTTCATGAACCTGTCGGGAAAATCAGTGGCGGCACTGGCCCGGTTTTTCAAAATCTCGCCGGCCGAGATACTGGTGGCGCATGACGAACTCGACATTGTTCCCGGCCAGGTCAAACTCAAGTTCGGCGGCAGCCATGCGGGGCACAACGGCCTGCGCGACATCCATGCGCAACTCGGCTCGGCGGACTACTGGCGCTTGCGGATTGGCGTGGGGCACCCGGGCGTTAAAGCCGAAGTCATCAACTGGGTACTGAAAAAGCCTTCGCAGGAGCATCGCGTGGCGATTGAAGACTGCATTGACCGCTGTCTCAAGGCGGTGCCCGAACTGCTCAAGGGCGAGATGGAAAAAGCCACGATGATGATTCACACCAGCCAGCCACCCCGGCCGAAACCGCCACGGCCTGCCTCGGCAGACAGCGCACCAAAGCTGCTCTAG
- a CDS encoding 50S ribosomal protein L25/general stress protein Ctc, translating into MKFVAFERAKQGTGASRRLRITGRTPGIVYGGTAEPILIEIDHNALWHAIKKEAFHGSILEMELGGTEHKVLLRDLQMHPYKQQVQHIDFQRVEARTRMTVKVPVHFSGEEESPAVKTENCLVTHVLTEMTVSCFPADIPDFIAVDLGGLTKGKSLHVKDIVLPKRVKAAVKGQVNPVMVSVTPIVEEVVEVAPVVVDPKAAKGKAGAKPAAKPAAKK; encoded by the coding sequence ATGAAATTCGTCGCTTTTGAGCGCGCAAAGCAGGGCACGGGTGCGAGCCGCCGTCTCCGCATCACCGGCCGCACGCCCGGTATTGTTTATGGTGGCACCGCCGAGCCCATCCTGATCGAAATCGATCACAACGCCTTGTGGCACGCCATCAAGAAGGAAGCTTTCCACGGCTCCATCCTGGAGATGGAACTGGGCGGCACGGAACACAAGGTTCTGCTGCGCGATCTGCAAATGCACCCGTACAAGCAGCAAGTCCAGCACATCGATTTCCAGCGCGTTGAAGCCCGCACCCGCATGACCGTCAAGGTGCCCGTGCACTTCAGCGGCGAAGAAGAATCCCCAGCCGTCAAGACGGAAAACTGCCTCGTCACCCACGTGCTGACCGAGATGACGGTTTCCTGCTTCCCGGCCGACATTCCCGACTTTATCGCTGTTGACCTCGGCGGCCTGACCAAAGGCAAGTCGCTGCACGTCAAGGACATCGTTCTGCCAAAGCGCGTGAAAGCCGCTGTCAAGGGCCAGGTCAATCCGGTCATGGTGTCGGTCACGCCTATCGTTGAAGAAGTCGTCGAAGTCGCTCCTGTGGTCGTTGACCCCAAGGCTGCAAAGGGCAAGGCCGGCGCCAAGCCTGCAGCCAAGCCTGCCGCCAAGAAGTAA